A DNA window from Camelina sativa cultivar DH55 chromosome 17, Cs, whole genome shotgun sequence contains the following coding sequences:
- the LOC109129907 gene encoding uncharacterized protein LOC109129907: MQPSILHIKDQLWKCSTEPKIKTFMWKAVSGGIPIADKMIDRGLKIDSRCQSCGMEGESANHVLFTCSVARQVWALYGYPNPLNEFDSESLYQNLNYLILVSKDSKVQVEIRKAFPWILWQLWKNRNLFSIEGKRFRAPVTITKIRENVQEWFHAQSLKERETEAASHNLTQVKNGAAWVLRNETGEVLLHSRKSFAMIHSKMDACLQSWLWSIESMISHNLGKIIFASEDLELVGALQRPKAWPFFLFYSRSLEAALGNVLECKVFLEDRNSNLGAHLIAKSVTREDRRQSYVATGFPCWLQKIFVDDIARIVG; this comes from the exons ATGCAACCTTCCATCCTCCATATAAAAGATCAGTTATGGAAATGCAGTACAGAGCCAAAGATCAAAACATTTATGTGGAAAGCTGTTTCGGGGGGCATTCCGATAGCTGATAAAATGATTGACAGAGGTTTGAAAATCGATTCAAGATGTCAAAGTTGTGGGATGGAAGGAGAATCAGCAAACCATGTCCTTTTCACATGCTCGGTTGCTAGACAAGTTTGGGCACTATATGGCTATCCGAATCCGCTTAATGAATTTGATTCTGAATCTTTGTATCAGAATTTGAATTACTTGATCCTTGTGAGCAAAGATAGCAAAGTGCAGGTTGAGATAAGGAAAGCCTTCCCTTGGATCTTATGGCAATTatggaaaaacagaaacttgTTTAGTATTGAAGGCAAAAGATTTAGAGCGCCTGTGACAATCacaaaaatcagagaaaatGTCCAGGAATGGTTTCATGCTCAATCTTTGAAGGAACGTGAGACAGAAGCTGCGAGCCATAACCTTACTCAGGTTAAAAA TGGAGCAGCATGGGTTTTGAGGAATGAAACTGGTGAAGTTTTATTGCATAGCAGAAagtcttttgctatgattcattctAAAATGGATGCTTGCCTTCAAAGCTGGCTTTGGTCTATAGAGAGTATGATTAGCCACAACCTTGGGAAGATCATATTCGCTTCAGAAGACTTAGAGTTAGTTGGAGCTCTTCAGCGGCCAAAAGCTTGgcctttctttttgttctatTCCAGGTCCTTGGAAGCTGCCTTGGGTAATGTTCTGGAATGTAAAGTTTTTTTGGAAGACAGGAACTCAAATCTTGGCGCTCATCTTATAGCAAAGAGTGTAACAAGAGAGGATCGCCGTCAATCTTATGTAGCAACTGGCTTTCCGTGTTGGCTTCAAAAGATTTTTGTAGATGATATAGCTAGAATCGTAGGTTAG
- the LOC104757423 gene encoding 2-succinylbenzoate--CoA ligase, chloroplastic/peroxisomal — MANYSRPHICQCLTRLASVKGNAVVTVNGNRKRTGREFVDGVLSLAAGLIRLGFRNGDVVSIASLNSDLFLEWLLAVALVGGIVAPLNYRWSLKEAKMAMLMVEPVLLVTDETCVSWCIDVQNDDIPSLKWRVLMESTSGEFANEHNHFLTTEMLKQNLLVPSIATYAWAPDDAVVICFTSGTTGRPKGVTISHLAFITQSLAKIAIVGYGEDDVYLHTSPLVHIGGLSSAMAMLMVGACHVLLPKFDAETALQVMEQNRITCFITVPAMMADLIRVNRTTKNGAENLGVRKILNGGGSLSSELLQEAVKIFPCAKILSAYGMTEACSSLTFMTLHDPTKESLKVTYSLVNQPKQGTCVGKPAPHIELMVKLDEDSSRVGKILTRGPHTMLGYWGHQLVQENVATSESRSNEAWLDTGDIGTFDEFGNLCLIGRSNGRIKTGGENVYPEEVEAVLVEHPGIVSAVVIGIIDARLGEMVVACVHLQENWIWSDVENRKRGFELSSETLKHHCRTQNLTGFKIPKRFVRWEKQFPLTTTGKVKRDEVRRQVMSHFQNLTSSL; from the exons ATGGCTAATTACTCTCGGCCTCACATCTGTCAGTGTTTGACTCGGCTAGCTTCCGTGAAAGGGAACGCCGTTGTCACAGTCAACGGGAACCGGAAGCGCACCGGCAGGGAGTTCGTCGACGGCGTACTGAGCCTCGCCGCAGGTCTGATTCGTCTCGGCTTTCGCAACGGAGATGTCGTCTCTATTGCTTCTCTTAACAG TGATTTGTTCTTGGAGTGGTTATTGGCTGTTGCATTGGTTGGAGGAATCGTTGCTCCTTTGAATTACAGATGG AGCTTGAAAGAAGCAAAAATGGCAATGCTAATGGTAGAACCTGTCCTTTTGGTTACCGATGAGACATGTGTCTCGTGGTGCATTGATGTTCAGAATGATGATATACCTTCGTTGAAATGGCGTGTGTTGATGGAGTCTACCTCTGGAGAATTCGCAAATGAACATAACCACT TTTTGACAACCGAGATGCTTAAACAGAATCTGCTGGTTCCTTCAATAGCAACGTACGCTTGGGCTCCTGATGATGCTGTTGTGATATGCTTCACTTCTG GTACAACGGGAAGACCCAAGGGTGTCACGATAAGCCACTTGGCTTTCATCACACAGTCTCTAGCTAAGATTGCTATTGTTGGCTACGGTGAGGATGAT GTGTATTTGCATACATCACCATTAGTTCATATCGGCGGTCTGTCATCAGCTATGGCCATGCTAATGGTTGGCGCGTGCCATGTTCTGCTCCCCAAGTTTGATGCCGAAACAGCCCTTCAAGTTATGGAACAAAACCGGATAACTTGCTTCATCACCGTCCCAGCTATGATGGCCGATCTTATTCGTGTCAACAG GACAACCAAGAATGGAGCTGAAAACCTTGGCGTGAGAAAGATACTAAATGGAGGTGGATCTTTATCAAGTGAACTCCTTCAAGAAGCTGTGAAAATCTTCCCATGTGCGAAAATACTCTCAGCTTATG GGATGACAGAGGCGTGCTCTTCCCTGACCTTCATGACTCTCCATGATCCAACTAAAGAGTCTTTGAAAGTGACATATTCTTTGGTTAATCAACCAAAGCAAGGCACATGTGTTGGCAAGCCTGCGCCCCATATCGAACTGATGGTTAAACTCGACGAAGATTCATCGAGGGTTGGAAAAATTCTAACTCGTGGACCACACACTATGCTTGGATATTGGGGTCATCAACTAGTTCAAGAAAATGTTGCAACATCAGAATCCAGAAGCAATGAAGCTTGGCTTGACACAGGTGATATAGGGACCTTTGATGAGTTTGGTAACTTATGCCTTATAGGCCGATCCAATGGCCGAATCAAAACTGGAGGCGAGAATGTTTACCCCGAAGAG GTTGAAGCTGTTCTAGTAGAGCATCCTGGGATTGTTTCTGCTGTGGTGATAGGCATCATTGATGCTCGTCTTGGGGAGATGGTCGTCGCTTGTGTTCATTTACAAGAGAATTGGATATGGTCTGATGTTGAAAACCGCAAACGAGGTTTCGAACTGTCAAGTGAGACACTCAAGCATCATTGTAGAACACAGAACCTAACCGG GTTTAAAATACCGAAGAGGTTTGTCCGATGGGAGAAGCAGTTTCCGTTGACAACAACTGGGAAAGTGAAAAGAGATGAAGTTCGAAGACAAGTTATGTCTCATTTCCAAAATTTGACTAGCTCTCTATGA
- the LOC109130080 gene encoding uncharacterized protein LOC109130080, producing MSLLLNQPSQLCLRKPVLVRASPHVSNGSSSSLLQISPCVMLVAKLGACHGKRKYLYHTSEKSSYDHLAKKAPLELVYWPTIPWQKLYPKEESENQGDVTDAMVTIGLSHGWVASLKNGTVRLQDDINPAASDSDPKRISLPPLVTLRHCQTQIVTNVAMSTPSPDEEDCVVAAKFLGPQLSFCRPGQRNSEWINVRIENPCFFSSRVMFSKKHDMFRIPGSGGHLIASWDLDKHKHTPKIQKLRYQGFPELTKTKRELLNSCTTSEHLVESQSTGETFLLKWYQKTFEVIDGIFRMKTEYLLVFKLDEEGNAVYTNDIGDLCIILSKSEPFCVPASSFPGLLPNKVLLFHFVEVGLRSSRSG from the coding sequence ATGTCTCTGCTTCTCAACCAGCCATCGCAGCTCTGCCTTCGTAAACCGGTGTTGGTAAGAGCCTCTCCCCATGTTTCTAATGGCTCCTCATCTTCCTTGCTGCAAATTTCTCCTTGCGTCATGCTCGTCGCTAAACTTGGAGCGTGTCACGGAAAACGAAAATATCTCTATCATACCAGTGAAAAAAGTAGTTATGATCATTTGGCAAAAAAGGCGCCTCTTGAGTTGGTGTATTGGCCTACTATCCCATGGCAGAAATTGTACCctaaagaagaaagtgaaaaccAAGGCGATGTTACTGATGCAATGGTAACTATAGGTTTATCTCATGGCTGGGTAGCTTCTTTGAAGAACGGAACTGTGCGTCTCCAAGACGATATAAACCCGGCTGCATCGGATTCAGATCCAAAACGTATCTCGTTGCCTCCTCTTGTAACTCTGCGTCATTGCCAAACCCAAATCGTCACCAACGTGGCAATGTCCACACCTTCTCCAGACGAAGAGGATTGTGTTGTGGCTGCTAAGTTCTTGGGACCTCAGCTCAGCTTTTGCAGACCGGGTCAAAGGAACTCCGAATGGATCAACGTCAGAATCGAAAACCCCTGTTTCTTCTCCTCCCGAGTCATGTTTTCAAAGAAACATGACATGTTTCGCATACCCGGATCTGGAGGCCACCTCATTGCATCATGGGATCTCGACAAACACAAGCACACACCCAAGATTCAGAAGTTGCGATATCAAGGCTTTCCCGAGCTGACCAAGACCAAACGGGAGCTTTTGAATTCATGCACCACGAGCGAACACTTGGTGGAGTCACAATCCACGGGTGAAACATTCTTGCTTAAGTGGTACCAGAAGACCTTCGAGGTCATTGACGGTATTTTCAGAATGAAAACAGAATATTTATTGGTGTTCAAGCTTGATGAAGAAGGAAATGCGGTTTACACTAATGACATCGGAGATCTCTGCATTATCCTCTCAAAGTCTGAACCTTTCTGTGTCCCTGCTAGCTCATTTCCCGGATTGCTCCCCAACAAAGTCCTTCTCTTTCATTTCGTCGAGGTCGGACTTCGGAGTAGTCGATCTGGCTGA